The following are encoded in a window of bacterium SCSIO 12643 genomic DNA:
- a CDS encoding universal stress protein, with amino-acid sequence MKVLVPTDFSSSARLAFDYGYQLVKGEENLEFVLLNSYEMPSGASAGGVMMSLEEAMAKESERDLALELKKMNEKYPDLKITTVSRYGTLENSIARTNNEEHIDLIVMGTHGASGLKKALIGSNTQAVIENVVRPVISVPSEWEVKDVKNIVYATDLKELQNLETLEPINVIADLADATIHIVYVTENASDFDLENEVTKLPLHSFFKDKTVKYKVIECDDVAEGIDSYVSEISADMVVTIPKEVSFWQKLFKRSVTEHMAFQSKVPLLSLKDQ; translated from the coding sequence ATGAAAGTCCTCGTTCCAACCGATTTTTCAAGCAGTGCAAGACTTGCGTTTGATTATGGTTATCAGCTCGTTAAAGGAGAAGAGAATTTAGAATTTGTTTTGTTGAACTCATACGAAATGCCTTCAGGAGCATCAGCCGGAGGAGTGATGATGAGTTTGGAAGAAGCTATGGCGAAAGAATCTGAAAGGGATTTAGCCTTGGAATTGAAGAAAATGAACGAGAAGTATCCGGATTTAAAGATTACAACTGTATCCAGATATGGAACTTTGGAAAATTCTATTGCCAGAACCAATAATGAGGAACATATTGATTTAATCGTGATGGGTACGCATGGTGCGAGCGGATTGAAGAAGGCTTTGATAGGAAGTAACACTCAAGCAGTTATTGAAAATGTAGTGCGTCCGGTAATTTCTGTACCATCAGAGTGGGAGGTTAAGGATGTTAAGAACATTGTGTATGCTACCGATCTAAAAGAACTACAAAATCTGGAAACATTAGAGCCAATTAATGTGATCGCGGATTTAGCTGATGCGACTATTCATATTGTATATGTGACTGAAAATGCTTCTGATTTTGATTTGGAAAATGAAGTTACCAAGTTGCCTTTGCATTCATTTTTTAAAGATAAAACAGTAAAGTACAAGGTGATTGAGTGTGATGACGTTGCGGAGGGAATTGATTCTTATGTAAGCGAAATCTCTGCTGATATGGTGGTGACTATTCCCAAAGAAGTTTCATTTTGGCAGAAGTTATTTAAAAGATCTGTAACGGAGCATATGGCATTTCAAAGTAAAGTGCCTTTATTATCGCTAAAGGATCAATAA
- a CDS encoding TolC family protein, giving the protein MKNLKYILYPILLSLLIANLSSCKFGPDFSQPTPKTNAHYVFDSLQTDSTVNVSWWEMFSDTTLNVLIRTALDSNKDVLIAAARIEESRAIVGFKKGETWPEFKYQGQGTYGTYNGFVTLDPTSNVFGGMGLSWEIDFWGKYRRATEGAKADLLANEFARRTVQISLISDVSSSYYSILDYKWRLKIAQNTVLLREDNVNIIKEKFEAGLVPEIDLNNAELQYAIALAAIPQYQRLIAFEETKMSVLLGANPQHILTGIELQDQNIPPTIPAGIPSELLKRRPDIGFSAAKYHAQMAQIGVAQAMRFPSIGLTSLLGGASSQLSTINGVGFAWNAGATLTGPIFQWGKNKRRVEIEKARTEQAKYDYEKTVITAFKEVEDALISITTYTTELKAREYQTASALNAQTLAQYRYDKGVTSYLEVITLQGYAFEAELSLSSTRKALFQSYIDLYKALGGGWISEAEKKSAEENNLDPNEIPGQQ; this is encoded by the coding sequence ATGAAAAACTTAAAATACATTCTCTATCCGATTTTGTTATCGCTGTTAATCGCTAATTTATCAAGCTGTAAGTTTGGGCCAGATTTTTCACAACCCACTCCAAAAACAAATGCACACTATGTTTTTGATTCCTTACAAACCGATAGCACTGTAAATGTTTCCTGGTGGGAGATGTTTAGTGATACCACGCTAAACGTTTTAATTCGCACTGCTTTAGATTCTAATAAAGATGTGTTGATTGCGGCTGCGAGAATTGAAGAGTCTCGTGCTATTGTAGGTTTCAAAAAAGGAGAAACCTGGCCCGAGTTTAAATATCAAGGACAAGGAACTTACGGGACTTACAATGGGTTCGTAACTCTTGACCCTACTTCCAATGTATTTGGAGGAATGGGATTAAGTTGGGAAATTGATTTCTGGGGAAAATACAGAAGAGCAACTGAAGGAGCTAAAGCGGATCTTTTGGCAAATGAGTTTGCAAGAAGAACGGTTCAAATCTCTTTAATTTCGGATGTTTCGTCTTCTTATTATTCTATATTGGATTACAAATGGCGCTTGAAAATTGCACAGAATACCGTGTTATTGCGTGAGGACAATGTCAACATCATTAAAGAAAAATTTGAAGCCGGACTTGTTCCTGAAATCGATCTAAACAATGCAGAATTACAATATGCCATTGCATTAGCGGCTATTCCGCAATACCAAAGACTTATAGCTTTTGAAGAAACCAAAATGAGTGTTTTGCTAGGTGCTAATCCACAGCATATTTTAACCGGTATTGAGCTCCAGGATCAAAATATTCCACCAACGATTCCAGCAGGAATTCCATCTGAACTATTGAAAAGAAGACCGGATATTGGATTTAGTGCCGCTAAGTATCATGCGCAAATGGCTCAAATTGGAGTCGCTCAGGCTATGCGATTCCCTTCTATTGGTTTAACCAGTTTATTGGGTGGTGCATCCAGTCAGCTATCCACTATTAATGGTGTTGGTTTTGCCTGGAATGCAGGAGCTACTTTGACTGGGCCAATCTTCCAATGGGGTAAAAACAAAAGACGTGTGGAAATTGAAAAAGCAAGAACAGAGCAAGCCAAATATGACTATGAAAAAACAGTTATCACTGCTTTTAAAGAAGTAGAAGATGCTTTGATTTCAATTACCACATATACGACTGAGCTCAAAGCTAGAGAATATCAAACCGCATCTGCATTAAACGCACAAACTTTAGCGCAATACAGATACGATAAAGGTGTGACCAGTTATCTGGAAGTAATTACATTGCAAGGTTATGCTTTTGAAGCAGAACTTTCTTTATCCTCTACCAGAAAAGCTTTATTTCAATCGTACATAGATTTATACAAAGCCTTAGGTGGTGGTTGGATTTCAGAAGCTGAAAAGAAATCAGCGGAAGAAAACAATTTAGATCCAAATGAAATTCCGGGACAACAATAG
- a CDS encoding efflux RND transporter permease subunit, producing MAENKGNFFVHRPIVAIVIAIVIVIVGAVSVVDLPIEQYPNLTPPIVEVRGTYVGANALNVEESVATPLEQEMNGVDNMIYMKSTNSNDGTMTIQVSFDVGTDPDMNTVLAQNRVSAATAKLPADVTKFGVTTKKSLPNILLLVTLTSDGRYDQDFLGNYALINIKDRLARIKGIGRVDVLGASDYSMRIWVKPDRLSQLGITVPEIKAAINSQNLIVPGGKFGAEPAPPGTEYTYTVRLPERFNSEEEFGNIVVRTNPDGAQVKIKDIATVKLGVEMYNMIPRLNGETAAIIATYQAPGSNAVELAENIRAEMVDIAKEFPDSIKYDVSLDSTAPITAGIKDIIVTLIVALILVVLVVFIFIQDWRATLIPTLAIPVSLIGAFIFFPGLGFTVNVLSLLGLVLAIGIVVDDAIVVVEAVQVNIAAGMTAKEATLDAMAKVTAPVIATTLVLVAVFIPVAGMAGITGLLYQQFAITIVVSVIVSSVNALTLSPALCSLLLQEPKPYGGPLGKFFEVFNKWIGKTTTSYMSFTNIVTRKIKRGVIFIVILTAGSGFFGNLVPGGFIPEEDMGYFMVNVQLPNAASIQRTLEVSKKAEKILMELPEIEFVTNATGYSLLSSSMASNNGFLFVSLKPWDKRDLTAQQVIDKVNMLLVTQINAGQVFAFGPPAIPGLGNGSGFSIMIQDKGGNTPDYLAEQTMKFVAAANARPEIGKAFTTFQANVPQRYMDIDKEKALKLGINLNDLYETVGAFMGGSYVNDFTRFGRLYKTYIQAEPEYRVDEKQIDNFFIKNNQGDMVPLSTLATVRPVSGPDYTNRFNLFRSVEVTGGPAPGFTSAQAMNALKEVAAEVLPADMTTSWNAMSYQENKASGSLGAILTFSLVFVFLILAAQYESWSLPLSILLGTPFAIFGAFLFLYLGRLISPTFENNIFAQVSFVMLIGMAAKNAILIVEFANEEFQKGLSLTEAALSAAKSRFRPILMTAFSFILGVFPLVIASGSGAESRKVMGMALLGGMSVATFLGVFFYPMLFIAIGKLFKYTEKRDAQAKLEEEAQS from the coding sequence ATGGCAGAGAATAAAGGAAACTTTTTTGTACACCGACCAATCGTTGCAATTGTAATTGCAATCGTGATTGTGATTGTGGGTGCTGTTTCTGTAGTTGATCTACCGATTGAACAGTATCCTAACCTTACCCCACCAATTGTTGAAGTTCGTGGAACATATGTTGGGGCCAATGCGTTAAACGTTGAAGAATCTGTTGCTACACCTCTGGAACAGGAGATGAATGGTGTGGATAATATGATTTACATGAAATCAACCAACTCGAATGATGGTACAATGACCATTCAGGTTTCATTTGATGTAGGTACCGATCCGGATATGAATACGGTACTGGCGCAAAACCGTGTATCGGCTGCAACAGCCAAACTACCGGCCGATGTAACTAAATTCGGGGTCACTACTAAAAAATCATTACCGAATATTCTATTGCTGGTTACTTTGACCTCTGATGGTCGATATGATCAGGATTTCTTAGGGAACTATGCTTTAATTAACATTAAAGACCGCTTAGCCAGAATTAAAGGTATCGGGCGTGTAGATGTACTTGGAGCATCCGACTATTCTATGCGTATTTGGGTGAAGCCGGATAGATTATCTCAATTGGGAATTACCGTTCCGGAAATTAAAGCAGCAATTAACTCGCAAAACTTAATTGTACCCGGTGGTAAATTTGGTGCGGAACCTGCTCCACCTGGAACGGAGTATACCTATACCGTACGTTTACCAGAGCGTTTTAATTCTGAAGAGGAATTCGGAAACATTGTAGTACGTACCAATCCGGATGGCGCACAGGTAAAAATTAAAGATATCGCAACTGTTAAGCTCGGTGTGGAAATGTATAACATGATTCCTCGTCTTAATGGTGAAACAGCAGCGATTATCGCAACATATCAAGCACCTGGATCTAATGCGGTGGAACTTGCCGAGAACATCCGTGCTGAAATGGTTGATATTGCGAAAGAATTTCCAGACAGCATCAAATATGATGTTTCATTGGATTCAACAGCCCCAATTACAGCTGGTATTAAAGATATTATCGTTACATTGATTGTTGCACTTATTTTAGTAGTACTGGTGGTATTTATATTCATTCAGGATTGGAGAGCTACTTTAATTCCAACTTTAGCTATTCCGGTTTCCCTAATTGGTGCATTCATATTCTTCCCTGGTTTAGGTTTTACCGTTAATGTATTATCCTTACTCGGTCTGGTATTGGCTATTGGTATTGTAGTAGATGATGCGATTGTAGTGGTTGAAGCGGTTCAGGTAAATATTGCTGCGGGGATGACTGCCAAAGAAGCCACACTGGATGCGATGGCCAAAGTAACTGCTCCGGTAATCGCTACAACATTAGTACTGGTTGCCGTATTTATCCCGGTTGCTGGGATGGCGGGTATAACCGGACTCCTCTATCAACAATTTGCGATTACCATTGTGGTATCTGTGATTGTATCTTCTGTAAATGCATTGACATTGAGTCCAGCGTTATGTTCTTTATTACTTCAAGAACCAAAACCTTATGGAGGTCCGTTAGGTAAGTTCTTCGAAGTATTTAATAAATGGATTGGGAAAACAACGACATCCTATATGTCTTTTACAAATATCGTAACCCGTAAAATCAAACGTGGGGTGATATTTATCGTAATCTTAACTGCAGGCTCCGGATTTTTTGGAAACCTGGTTCCGGGAGGATTTATTCCTGAAGAAGATATGGGTTACTTCATGGTAAACGTACAGCTTCCAAATGCTGCATCGATTCAACGTACACTTGAAGTTTCTAAGAAAGCTGAAAAAATCCTTATGGAACTTCCGGAAATTGAATTCGTAACCAACGCCACAGGATACAGTTTACTTTCTTCTTCCATGGCATCCAATAACGGATTCTTATTCGTTTCGTTAAAACCATGGGACAAAAGAGATCTTACGGCACAACAAGTCATTGACAAAGTCAATATGTTACTGGTCACCCAGATTAATGCCGGGCAAGTATTCGCCTTCGGTCCACCGGCAATTCCAGGACTCGGTAATGGATCCGGTTTCAGTATTATGATTCAGGATAAAGGTGGTAATACTCCGGATTATCTGGCCGAACAAACCATGAAATTTGTAGCTGCCGCCAATGCACGTCCTGAGATTGGAAAAGCATTCACCACTTTCCAGGCGAATGTACCGCAACGTTATATGGACATTGATAAAGAAAAAGCATTAAAACTTGGAATCAACCTAAATGACTTATACGAAACCGTTGGTGCATTTATGGGAGGTTCTTATGTTAATGACTTTACGCGTTTTGGTAGACTTTATAAAACGTATATCCAGGCGGAACCTGAATATCGTGTAGACGAAAAACAAATCGATAACTTCTTTATTAAAAATAATCAGGGTGATATGGTTCCTCTGTCTACTCTGGCAACCGTAAGACCGGTTTCTGGCCCCGATTACACCAACAGATTTAACCTGTTTAGATCTGTAGAAGTTACGGGAGGTCCAGCTCCGGGATTTACATCTGCACAAGCGATGAATGCTTTGAAAGAAGTTGCTGCTGAAGTTCTTCCAGCAGATATGACTACATCATGGAATGCCATGTCATATCAGGAAAACAAAGCCTCTGGTTCATTAGGAGCTATCCTTACCTTCTCTTTAGTTTTCGTATTCCTGATTTTGGCAGCGCAATACGAAAGTTGGTCATTACCTTTAAGTATTCTATTGGGAACTCCATTTGCGATTTTTGGCGCATTTTTATTCTTGTACCTCGGACGTTTAATCAGTCCAACTTTTGAGAATAACATTTTCGCTCAGGTCTCATTTGTGATGTTAATTGGTATGGCCGCCAAGAATGCGATTCTGATTGTGGAATTTGCCAATGAAGAATTCCAGAAAGGTTTGAGCCTAACCGAAGCGGCATTATCTGCAGCCAAATCCAGGTTCAGACCTATCTTGATGACTGCATTTTCATTTATTCTTGGGGTATTCCCATTGGTAATTGCTTCCGGTTCCGGAGCAGAGTCCAGAAAAGTAATGGGAATGGCACTGCTTGGAGGTATGTCAGTTGCTACATTCCTGGGAGTATTCTTTTATCCAATGCTGTTTATTGCCATTGGAAAACTATTTAAATACACTGAAAAAAGAGACGCTCAAGCTAAATTAGAAGAGGAGGCACAATCATGA
- a CDS encoding efflux RND transporter periplasmic adaptor subunit: protein MKKIYSVSSLVFASLLFLNSCKEKAPQAMPPQPVDGIKALKLDLPIYREFVGSIYGYKDIPIRARVEGFLETIDFNEGEMVQKGQLLYTIDSQPFMADVAAAQSKVAEAETKLVNAENELARYKPLAHTKAVSQIDVDAAQATRDAAEANLDAAKANLDMAEINLSYATMRSPIHGIIGRTAARVGEYVGRDPNPVILNTVSRLDTVRVQFFLSEAQYLTLVKAFVNRKESLDNTQESERAEVTLKLSDGSTYPDTGRIDFVDRNINTSTGAILVQASFPNTNKILRPGLYAKVQILFAYDKGSIMVPQRCVIETQGQYSVMVISDSNTIEPRQVKVGEKTNSAWQIVEGLKDGEKVVFEGLQKVQGGSKVVPNIVPFNLDLK from the coding sequence ATGAAAAAAATCTACTCTGTTTCTAGTTTAGTATTTGCTTCTTTACTTTTTTTAAATTCTTGTAAAGAAAAAGCGCCTCAGGCCATGCCTCCACAACCCGTTGATGGAATCAAAGCGCTCAAATTAGACTTACCTATTTATCGCGAGTTCGTGGGTTCCATTTATGGATATAAGGATATTCCAATTCGAGCGCGTGTGGAAGGTTTCTTAGAAACAATAGATTTTAACGAAGGGGAAATGGTTCAAAAGGGACAATTACTATACACTATTGACTCGCAACCTTTTATGGCAGACGTTGCAGCAGCACAAAGTAAAGTGGCTGAAGCAGAAACTAAACTGGTAAATGCAGAGAACGAGTTGGCTCGTTATAAACCACTTGCACATACCAAAGCTGTTTCACAGATTGATGTTGACGCTGCTCAGGCGACCAGAGATGCCGCTGAGGCAAATCTAGATGCGGCAAAAGCTAACCTGGATATGGCCGAAATCAATCTGAGTTATGCAACAATGCGTTCACCAATTCATGGAATCATTGGTAGAACTGCTGCCAGAGTTGGCGAATATGTTGGTCGAGATCCAAATCCAGTTATTCTAAATACTGTATCAAGATTAGATACAGTGCGTGTACAGTTCTTCTTATCAGAAGCCCAATATCTGACATTGGTTAAAGCATTTGTAAACAGAAAAGAATCTCTGGATAATACACAGGAAAGCGAAAGAGCTGAAGTCACATTAAAATTATCTGACGGGAGCACTTATCCGGATACTGGAAGAATTGATTTCGTAGATCGAAATATCAATACATCAACAGGTGCGATTTTGGTTCAGGCGAGTTTCCCAAATACAAACAAAATCTTAAGACCAGGTTTATATGCAAAAGTTCAAATCCTATTTGCTTATGACAAAGGGTCAATTATGGTTCCACAGAGATGTGTGATTGAAACTCAGGGACAATACTCGGTTATGGTTATTTCCGATAGCAATACCATAGAACCAAGACAGGTTAAAGTTGGAGAAAAAACCAACAGTGCGTGGCAAATTGTAGAAGGCCTTAAAGATGGAGAAAAAGTCGTTTTCGAAGGCCTTCAAAAAGTTCAGGGAGGTTCTAAAGTCGTTCCGAATATAGTGCCGTTCAATCTTGATCTTAAATAA